The Streptomyces sp. NBC_00335 DNA window GATCCATGCCTCGGATCTCGGATCGAGTCTGCCGATCTCGCGACGGATCTGAGAATTGCGCGCCGCGTCCCGTTCGTCAAGGCCCCCTGCTCCGAGCGGATCATCGAAGGACCCTGCCGCAGAGCAACGAAGATCACCCTACTCCCCAACGAGACGGGGGCAAATCAGGCACTCCGGGTACGCCAAAGGGCGACCACCCTTACGGGTGATCGCCCTTGGATGAGGCCTCAGAGAGGCCTCAGAGGTGTTACTTGACCTCGACGGTGGCGCCGGCGGCCTTGAGGGTCTCGGCAGCCTTGTCAGCGGCCTCCTTGGCGACCTTCTCGAGGACGGGCTTCGGAGCGCCGTCGACGAGGTCCTTGGCCTCCTTCAGGCCGAGGGAGGTCAGCTCGCGCACGACCTTGATGACCTGGATCTTCTTGTCGCCGGCACCGGTGAGGATGACGTCGAACTCGTCCTGCTCCTCGACGGCCTCGGGGGCGGCAGCGCCACCGGCCGGGGCAGCGGCGACGGCCGCGGCGGCGGTGACGTCGAACTTCTCCTCGAACGCCTTCACGAACTCGGAGAGCTCGATGAGGGTGAGCTCCTCGAACTGAGCGAGCAGGTCTTCCTGGCTGAGCTTCGCCATGATGGGCGATCCTTCCACTAAATCGGCAGGTGCCGGATGTATATAGAGGCGGGCGTAACGGCCCGCTTTGACCCACGCACTAGGCGGCGTGGATCAGTGCGCGAGCCGAATTACTCGGCACCGCCCTGCTCGGCGAGCTTGACGCGAAGCGCTTCCGCAGTGCGGACGAACTTCGACGGCAGCGCCTGGAAGAGCGAGGCAGCCTGAGACTGCTTGCCCTTGAACGCGCCGGCCAGCTTGCTGAGCAGAACCTCGCGGGACTCGAGGTCCGCAAGCTTCTTGATCTCATCGGCGGTGAGCGCCTTACCATCAAGGACACCCGCCTTGATGATGAGGTTCGGGTTTTCCTTGGCGAAGTCACGCAGGCTCTTCGCCGACTCCACCGGGTCACCGGTGATGAAGGCGACCGCGGTGGGACCAGCGAAGTGCTCGTCCAGCGCGGTGATCCCGGCCTGGTTGGCCGCAATCTTGGTCAGCGTGTTCTTCACCACGGCGTACTGGGCGTTCTCACCGAGAGAGCGACGCAGCGTCTTGAGCTGCGCGACGGTGAGACCCCGGTACTCGGTCAGCACGGCGGCGTTCGAGTCGCGGAACTGGTCCGTGAGCTCGGCTACCGCGGCAGCCTTGTTGGGCGTCGGCATAGTGCGTCGGCCTCCTTCCGGGTGATGAGGACCGCTCAGAAGGGGCATAAATACGAAACGCCCCGGCGCAGGCGCCAGGGCGTAGCTCAACCGGAACGAGTCCGGGAACTTTCCTTGAACACCTGCGCAGGACGTCCGCAGTTAGCGGATCCTTCGGCCACCGCACCCTTGCAGGCACGGCAACGACCAGCGGTCTTTGGCTTCTCCGGAAGAGTACGGGAACCACCCGACACGGAGCAAATCCGTCCACCGGGCCCCTTGCGGGCGGTCCCGCAAGGGGCCCGGCGGCTCATCCGCCGATGACGTCGTCGAAGTCCACGGTGTCCTCGGCCGGCGGCGCGGCGACGGCGGGAGTCGTGCCGAAGGCGGAGAACTTCGCCTTCGTCTGGAGCGGGCCCTCCGGGGCTCCCGTCTCCGTGGAGTCGACGCGGACGGGGTATCCGTCCTTGCCGATCCAC harbors:
- the rplL gene encoding 50S ribosomal protein L7/L12 produces the protein MAKLSQEDLLAQFEELTLIELSEFVKAFEEKFDVTAAAAVAAAPAGGAAAPEAVEEQDEFDVILTGAGDKKIQVIKVVRELTSLGLKEAKDLVDGAPKPVLEKVAKEAADKAAETLKAAGATVEVK
- the rplJ gene encoding 50S ribosomal protein L10; the protein is MPTPNKAAAVAELTDQFRDSNAAVLTEYRGLTVAQLKTLRRSLGENAQYAVVKNTLTKIAANQAGITALDEHFAGPTAVAFITGDPVESAKSLRDFAKENPNLIIKAGVLDGKALTADEIKKLADLESREVLLSKLAGAFKGKQSQAASLFQALPSKFVRTAEALRVKLAEQGGAE